One genomic region from Frateuria soli encodes:
- the ccmB gene encoding heme exporter protein CcmB, with protein sequence MSRTSLAVACGAVLRRDLTLAWRSRGDIAMPVLYALIVATLFPFALGPEDALLQRIAGGVVLVTVLLAMLLALDAMFRSDIEDGSLEQLVLAPQPLALMLGMKILAHWLTTALPLIVIAPLLAGMLHLPVPVMGVLMLALLLATPMLSLLGAVLVALTAGTRRSGMLLALMLLPLCVPVVIFAAGAVAAAQQGLPWVAPIAWLGAALVLALVLAPLACAAALRIALDA encoded by the coding sequence ATGAGCCGGACGTCCCTCGCGGTCGCCTGTGGCGCCGTGCTGCGGCGAGACCTCACGCTCGCCTGGCGGAGCCGGGGCGACATCGCCATGCCGGTGCTCTACGCGCTGATTGTCGCCACGCTGTTCCCGTTCGCGCTGGGTCCGGAAGACGCCCTGCTCCAACGCATTGCCGGTGGCGTGGTGCTGGTCACCGTGCTGCTGGCCATGCTGCTGGCGCTCGACGCCATGTTCCGCAGCGACATCGAGGACGGCTCGCTGGAACAACTGGTGCTCGCCCCGCAGCCGCTGGCGCTGATGCTGGGCATGAAGATCCTTGCGCACTGGCTCACCACCGCGCTGCCGCTGATCGTGATCGCGCCCCTGCTGGCCGGCATGCTGCACCTGCCCGTGCCGGTGATGGGCGTGCTCATGCTGGCGCTGCTGCTGGCCACGCCCATGCTCAGCCTGCTGGGCGCCGTGCTGGTCGCGCTGACGGCCGGGACGCGGCGCTCTGGTATGCTGCTCGCCCTGATGCTGCTGCCACTGTGCGTGCCGGTGGTCATCTTTGCCGCAGGTGCGGTCGCGGCCGCCCAACAGGGGTTACCGTGGGTGGCCCCGATCGCCTGGCTCGGCGCGGCGCTCGTCCTCGCCCTGGTGCTTGCACCGCTTGCCTGCGCCGCCGCCCTTCGCATTGCCTTGGACGCCTGA
- the ccmD gene encoding heme exporter protein CcmD yields the protein MSQFLAMGGYAAYVWPAYAVFFLVLLADFISPLVRRRRNLRELRARLARQTARQQRAASPAVNP from the coding sequence ATGAGCCAGTTCCTCGCGATGGGCGGTTACGCGGCGTACGTGTGGCCTGCTTATGCCGTGTTTTTCCTCGTGCTGCTCGCCGATTTCATTTCCCCGCTCGTGCGCCGCCGCCGCAACCTGCGTGAACTTCGCGCGCGCCTGGCACGTCAAACGGCGCGCCAGCAACGCGCTGCCTCCCCGGCCGTGAACCCATGA
- a CDS encoding DUF3293 domain-containing protein, which translates to MDEALLKAYRHSAYRVRLGSGGAAVIRIGEPLPVVLRTVAGDRDWGFFTAWNPGSRLQPPAVNRKAERRLLADLRADGSLDIHPALGKGVDGWREPSFWVVGISADALERLGNRYGQNAWLFGHGAGAAGLQVR; encoded by the coding sequence ATGGATGAGGCGCTGCTGAAGGCCTACCGCCACAGTGCCTACCGCGTGCGCCTGGGTTCCGGCGGCGCAGCCGTCATCCGCATCGGCGAACCGTTGCCGGTGGTCTTGCGGACCGTGGCCGGCGATCGCGACTGGGGCTTCTTCACCGCCTGGAACCCCGGCTCCCGGCTGCAGCCGCCGGCGGTCAACCGCAAAGCCGAGCGTCGCCTGCTGGCCGACCTGCGGGCCGACGGCTCGCTCGACATCCATCCGGCGCTGGGCAAGGGCGTGGATGGCTGGCGCGAACCGAGCTTCTGGGTCGTGGGCATCTCCGCCGACGCACTGGAGCGATTGGGCAACCGCTACGGGCAGAACGCCTGGCTGTTCGGCCATGGCGCGGGTGCGGCGGGGTTGCAGGTGCGCTGA
- a CDS encoding DHA2 family efflux MFS transporter permease subunit, protein MAANPTDTRPLPPLHGGALVLLTIAVAFSTFMEVLDMTIVNVAVPHIAGSLGVSPSEGTWTISSYALASAIMQPLTGWIARRFGEVRSFVVSVLLFVTFSMLCGLATSMPMLVIARLMQGAGSGPMVALSLTLLLSSYPKAKQGIALALWAMTVVVAPIFGPILGGWLTDNFSWPWIFYINLPVGLAAAVITWGLLHKRETKTAKTPIDAVGLALLVVGVGALQFMLDNGNDRDWFASPLILTLGIVALVCLTFLIVWELHAKHPVVDLSLFRQRNFSVGVIALTLGMFAFFGINVVFPLWLQVTLDYTATWAGLATAPVGILAFLMAPILGRNMDKLDLRGVVTFSFIVFAITSWWFSTFDASASFSTLVLPRFVMGIAIPCFFIPLNQIYLSGLPPEQIASATGLSNFCRTMGSSISTAVTVTLWQHRGEYHHATLTEYISPAHPAATRFIGQASHMGLSHTQSLGLVDRLLSREALTLAVNDVFFGCAVLFVVLIPILWFARPPFGSAGGAMGH, encoded by the coding sequence ATGGCCGCCAACCCCACCGACACCAGGCCGCTGCCCCCCCTGCACGGCGGCGCGCTGGTGCTGCTCACCATCGCCGTCGCGTTCAGCACCTTCATGGAGGTGCTGGACATGACCATCGTCAACGTGGCCGTGCCGCACATCGCCGGCAGTCTGGGCGTCAGTCCCAGCGAAGGCACCTGGACGATCAGCTCCTACGCACTGGCCAGCGCGATCATGCAGCCGCTCACCGGCTGGATCGCGCGGCGCTTCGGTGAGGTAAGGAGCTTCGTCGTTTCGGTGCTGCTGTTCGTCACCTTCTCCATGCTCTGCGGGCTGGCCACGTCGATGCCGATGCTGGTGATCGCGCGCCTGATGCAGGGCGCCGGATCGGGTCCGATGGTGGCGCTGTCGCTCACCCTGTTGCTGTCGAGCTATCCGAAGGCCAAGCAGGGCATTGCGCTGGCACTGTGGGCGATGACCGTGGTGGTGGCGCCGATTTTCGGCCCGATCCTGGGCGGCTGGCTTACCGACAACTTCTCCTGGCCGTGGATCTTCTACATCAACCTGCCGGTGGGTCTGGCCGCCGCGGTGATCACCTGGGGCCTGCTGCACAAGCGCGAAACGAAGACCGCCAAGACGCCGATCGACGCGGTCGGCCTCGCGCTGCTGGTGGTCGGCGTGGGCGCGCTGCAGTTCATGCTGGACAACGGCAATGACCGCGACTGGTTCGCCTCCCCGCTGATCCTCACGCTGGGCATCGTCGCACTGGTATGCCTGACCTTCCTCATCGTTTGGGAGCTGCACGCCAAGCACCCGGTGGTGGACCTGTCGCTGTTCCGGCAGCGCAATTTCAGCGTGGGCGTGATCGCGCTGACACTGGGCATGTTCGCGTTCTTCGGCATCAATGTGGTCTTCCCGCTGTGGCTGCAGGTAACGCTGGACTACACCGCGACCTGGGCGGGCCTGGCCACCGCGCCGGTCGGCATCCTGGCGTTCCTGATGGCGCCGATCCTGGGGCGCAACATGGACAAGCTGGACCTGCGCGGCGTGGTGACCTTCTCGTTCATCGTGTTCGCGATCACCTCCTGGTGGTTCTCCACCTTCGATGCGTCCGCCTCGTTCTCCACGCTGGTGCTGCCGCGCTTCGTGATGGGCATCGCCATCCCGTGCTTCTTCATTCCGCTCAACCAGATCTACCTCTCGGGCCTGCCGCCAGAGCAGATCGCCAGCGCCACGGGCCTGTCCAACTTCTGCCGCACCATGGGTTCGAGCATCTCAACCGCGGTGACGGTGACGCTCTGGCAGCACCGGGGCGAGTACCACCACGCCACGCTGACCGAATACATCAGCCCGGCGCACCCGGCGGCTACCCGGTTCATCGGACAGGCTTCCCACATGGGACTGTCGCACACGCAGAGCCTGGGCCTGGTCGATCGGTTGCTCAGCCGCGAGGCGCTTACACTGGCGGTAAACGACGTGTTCTTCGGCTGCGCGGTGCTGTTCGTGGTGCTTATCCCGATCCTTTGGTTCGCACGTCCGCCGTTCGGCAGCGCGGGTGGCGCGATGGGACATTGA
- the phaR gene encoding polyhydroxyalkanoate synthesis repressor PhaR, protein MAQKLRIIKKYPNRRLYDTEISSYITLEEVRQLVLDGESFEVRDAKSGEDLTRSVLLQIISEHEEKGQPMLSPQLLSQIIRFYGDSLQGFMGPYLERSLQVFLDQQQQFRAQLNSLMGQTPWSMLNELTERNLDAWKTMQRGFLDAAAQTPPNKTRKG, encoded by the coding sequence ATGGCACAAAAACTGCGCATCATCAAGAAGTATCCGAACCGCCGGCTCTACGACACGGAAATCTCCAGCTACATCACGCTGGAAGAAGTCCGTCAGCTGGTGCTGGATGGCGAATCCTTCGAGGTCCGCGATGCCAAGAGCGGCGAGGACCTGACCCGCTCGGTGCTGCTGCAGATCATCTCCGAGCACGAGGAGAAGGGGCAGCCGATGCTCTCGCCGCAGTTGCTCAGCCAGATCATCCGTTTCTACGGCGACTCGCTGCAGGGGTTCATGGGCCCTTACCTGGAACGCAGCCTGCAGGTCTTCCTCGACCAGCAACAGCAGTTCCGCGCGCAACTCAACAGCCTGATGGGCCAGACGCCCTGGTCCATGCTCAACGAGCTGACCGAGCGCAACCTGGATGCATGGAAGACCATGCAGCGCGGCTTTCTCGACGCCGCCGCGCAAACGCCACCGAACAAGACCCGCAAGGGCTGA
- a CDS encoding heme ABC transporter permease yields MSKWIPLWLHKLGSPPTFYRFAGTLRPWFLALALIAGAIGLYGGLVLAPADYQQGDAYRIIFIHVPSAWMGLFIYGVMAVASFIALVWRIKLAEAVAMESAPVGAAFTFITLVTGSLWGKPMWGTWWTWDARLTSELVLLFLYLGVIGLYHAFEDRRQGARAAAFLAIIGIINVPIVHFSVNWWNTLHQGSTVRILGPSRISMDMLWPLLTMMVATKLYYVASLFGRVRVDLLELEGGKDWVRRIATGEQAPGERA; encoded by the coding sequence ATGTCCAAGTGGATTCCCCTCTGGTTGCACAAGCTCGGTTCGCCACCGACCTTCTACCGCTTCGCCGGCACGCTGCGGCCGTGGTTCCTGGCGCTGGCGCTGATCGCCGGCGCGATCGGGCTGTACGGCGGTCTGGTGCTGGCCCCGGCCGACTACCAGCAGGGCGACGCCTACCGGATCATCTTCATCCACGTGCCGAGCGCCTGGATGGGGCTGTTCATCTATGGCGTGATGGCGGTGGCCTCGTTCATCGCGCTGGTCTGGCGGATCAAGCTGGCCGAGGCGGTGGCGATGGAATCGGCCCCCGTCGGCGCGGCCTTCACCTTCATCACCCTGGTCACCGGTTCGCTGTGGGGCAAGCCGATGTGGGGCACGTGGTGGACCTGGGACGCGCGGTTGACGTCCGAGCTGGTGCTCCTGTTCCTGTACCTGGGCGTGATCGGGCTGTATCACGCGTTCGAGGATCGCCGCCAGGGCGCGCGCGCCGCGGCTTTCCTGGCCATCATCGGCATCATCAACGTACCGATCGTGCACTTCTCGGTGAACTGGTGGAACACGCTGCACCAGGGCTCGACCGTGCGCATCCTGGGCCCCTCCAGGATCAGCATGGACATGCTGTGGCCGCTGCTGACCATGATGGTGGCGACCAAGCTGTACTACGTCGCCAGCCTGTTCGGGCGCGTGCGCGTCGATCTGCTGGAGCTCGAAGGCGGCAAGGACTGGGTACGCAGGATCGCCACCGGCGAACAGGCGCCGGGAGAACGGGCATGA
- the ccmA gene encoding cytochrome c biogenesis heme-transporting ATPase CcmA produces MTSSHAIPLLQARGLSFLRADEPVFGPLDFALHAGELALVEGDNGSGKTTLLRLLAGLLHVGEGELHWRGKSWSRDAYAGEVLFLGHQLGLKMDMSPRENLRIAAGLHGTREGRSAAAVLAEVGLAGYEDEPVRRLSAGQKKRAALARLLLLPAVLWLLDEPYANLDRAGIALVNRLLEAHIAQGGAALVTSHGAVSFHGGEPKRIRMHA; encoded by the coding sequence ATGACCTCCAGCCACGCCATCCCGCTGCTGCAAGCGCGGGGCCTTTCCTTCCTGCGCGCCGACGAGCCCGTGTTCGGCCCGCTGGATTTCGCCCTGCACGCAGGCGAACTGGCGCTGGTCGAGGGCGACAACGGCAGCGGCAAGACCACGCTGCTGCGGCTTCTGGCCGGGCTGCTGCACGTCGGCGAGGGCGAACTGCACTGGCGCGGGAAGTCCTGGAGCCGCGACGCCTACGCCGGCGAGGTGCTGTTCCTGGGCCACCAGTTGGGCCTGAAGATGGACATGAGCCCGCGCGAGAACCTGCGCATCGCCGCGGGATTGCATGGCACACGCGAGGGACGCAGCGCGGCCGCGGTGCTGGCCGAGGTCGGCCTGGCCGGTTACGAGGACGAGCCGGTGCGCCGCCTGTCCGCGGGCCAGAAGAAGCGCGCCGCGCTGGCGCGCCTGCTACTGCTTCCGGCCGTACTGTGGCTGCTGGACGAGCCCTACGCGAACCTGGATCGCGCGGGCATTGCGCTGGTCAACCGGCTGCTGGAGGCGCACATCGCCCAGGGCGGCGCGGCGCTCGTCACCAGCCATGGCGCGGTGAGCTTCCACGGCGGCGAGCCCAAGCGGATCCGCATGCATGCCTGA
- a CDS encoding heme lyase CcmF/NrfE family subunit yields MTPELGQLALILAMLLALAQGVLPLIGAWRGNRALMAIARPAAAGQAVFVAVAFGLLAWAFLTFDFSVQYVADNSNLALPWYYRIAAVWGAHEGSMLLWVMILNVWTVALAAFSRQLPEEFLARVLGVLGIVAVGFLAFIVFTSNPFARLLPMPPDGADLNPVLQDPGMTFHPPVLYMGYVGFSVAFAFSIAALLGGALEQGWVRWARPWTNAAWGFLTCGIVAGSWWAYAELGWGGWWFWDPVENASFMPWLVGVALIHAQAVTEKRGSLRAWTILLSIFAFSLSLLGTFLVRSGVLTSVHAFASDPRRGLYILGFLAIVIGGSLLLYAVRAPKVAGGKAFAPLSRETVILVANLMFTVAAAMVLLGTLFPLIGDALHLGKISVGPPYFGFLFPLLMLPVVLLLPFGPFLRWGKSEAAPLKSVLLRVTIAAVACAIVAAFLVHGQAKAIAGVAAAVWCGVGTLLYVYKRWREMPRGRRYPAEMAGMLLAHFGVGVFLVGVLLSESLSVTRDVRMAPGDTQTVGAYTFRFDGVDATRGPNWHAEQGTVTVLRDGRTIDVMHPQKRTYPRGQVQTESAVDPGITRDLYVALGEPMDPNKLEGAWALRLYAKPFVRWIWAGGLLMMLGGFVAGADKRFRAKRSARVAAEPVLPAEESRA; encoded by the coding sequence ATGACCCCCGAACTCGGCCAGCTCGCCCTCATCCTCGCCATGCTGCTCGCCCTGGCGCAGGGTGTACTGCCGCTGATCGGCGCATGGCGCGGCAACCGGGCGCTGATGGCCATCGCGCGGCCCGCCGCCGCCGGCCAGGCGGTGTTCGTGGCGGTGGCGTTCGGGCTGCTGGCATGGGCCTTCCTGACCTTCGATTTCTCGGTGCAGTACGTGGCCGACAACTCGAACCTCGCCCTGCCCTGGTACTACCGCATCGCGGCGGTGTGGGGCGCGCACGAGGGCTCGATGCTGCTGTGGGTGATGATCCTCAACGTCTGGACGGTGGCGCTGGCCGCCTTCAGCCGGCAACTGCCCGAAGAGTTCCTGGCCCGGGTGCTTGGCGTGCTCGGCATCGTGGCGGTCGGCTTCCTGGCGTTCATCGTCTTCACCTCCAATCCGTTCGCGCGCCTGCTGCCGATGCCGCCGGACGGCGCCGACCTGAACCCGGTGCTGCAGGACCCGGGAATGACCTTCCACCCGCCCGTGCTGTACATGGGCTACGTGGGTTTCTCGGTGGCCTTCGCCTTCTCCATTGCCGCGCTGCTCGGCGGCGCACTGGAGCAAGGCTGGGTGCGCTGGGCGCGACCCTGGACCAATGCGGCCTGGGGCTTCCTCACCTGCGGCATCGTCGCGGGCAGCTGGTGGGCCTACGCGGAGCTGGGCTGGGGCGGCTGGTGGTTCTGGGACCCGGTGGAGAACGCCAGCTTCATGCCATGGCTGGTGGGCGTGGCGCTGATCCACGCACAGGCGGTCACGGAGAAGCGCGGCTCGCTGCGCGCCTGGACCATCCTGCTCTCGATCTTTGCGTTCTCGCTCTCGCTGCTGGGCACGTTCCTGGTGCGTTCGGGCGTGCTGACCAGCGTGCATGCGTTCGCCTCCGATCCGCGCCGCGGCCTGTACATCCTGGGCTTCCTGGCGATCGTGATCGGCGGTTCGCTGCTGCTGTACGCGGTCCGCGCCCCGAAGGTCGCCGGCGGCAAGGCATTCGCCCCGCTCTCGCGCGAAACGGTCATCCTGGTCGCCAACCTGATGTTCACGGTGGCCGCGGCCATGGTGCTGCTGGGCACGCTGTTCCCGCTGATCGGCGACGCGCTGCACCTGGGCAAGATCTCGGTCGGCCCGCCCTACTTCGGCTTCCTGTTCCCTCTGCTGATGCTGCCGGTGGTGCTGCTGCTGCCGTTCGGACCGTTCCTGCGCTGGGGCAAGAGCGAGGCCGCCCCGCTCAAGAGCGTGCTGCTGCGCGTGACCATCGCCGCGGTGGCCTGTGCGATCGTGGCGGCCTTCCTCGTGCATGGCCAAGCCAAGGCGATCGCCGGCGTGGCGGCGGCCGTGTGGTGTGGGGTCGGCACGCTGCTGTACGTCTACAAGCGCTGGCGCGAGATGCCGCGCGGGCGTCGCTATCCTGCCGAGATGGCCGGCATGCTGCTGGCGCACTTCGGAGTGGGTGTGTTCCTGGTCGGCGTATTGCTGTCCGAGTCGCTCAGCGTCACCCGCGACGTGCGCATGGCGCCGGGTGACACGCAGACCGTGGGCGCCTACACCTTCCGCTTCGACGGCGTGGACGCCACGCGTGGTCCCAACTGGCATGCCGAACAGGGCACGGTCACGGTCTTGCGCGACGGCAGGACGATCGACGTGATGCATCCGCAGAAGCGCACCTACCCGCGCGGCCAGGTGCAGACCGAATCGGCGGTCGACCCTGGCATCACCCGCGACCTCTACGTGGCCCTGGGCGAACCGATGGACCCGAACAAACTCGAAGGCGCCTGGGCGCTGCGGCTCTACGCCAAGCCGTTCGTGCGCTGGATCTGGGCCGGTGGGCTGCTCATGATGCTGGGTGGCTTCGTGGCTGGTGCGGACAAGCGCTTCCGAGCCAAACGCTCCGCCAGGGTTGCGGCAGAGCCCGTGCTCCCGGCGGAGGAGTCGCGCGCATGA
- the ccmE gene encoding cytochrome c maturation protein CcmE produces MNPTRKRRLIIVLLVLAAAVVAVGLTVFALQQNMNYLFTPSQVRSGQAEAYKTFRLGGMVKAGSIQRSGDSLKVGFTVVDAGGAMPVEYTGILPDLFRDNQSVIATGHMAGDHFVATEVLAKHDETYMPKELKDAMEKAHHGKAVAANEAPQ; encoded by the coding sequence ATGAACCCGACCCGCAAACGCCGCCTGATCATCGTCCTGCTCGTGCTCGCCGCCGCCGTGGTGGCGGTAGGCCTGACCGTGTTCGCCCTGCAGCAGAACATGAACTACCTGTTCACCCCGAGCCAGGTGCGCTCGGGCCAGGCCGAGGCCTACAAGACCTTCCGCCTGGGCGGCATGGTCAAGGCCGGCTCGATCCAGCGCTCGGGCGATTCGCTCAAGGTCGGCTTCACCGTGGTCGACGCCGGTGGCGCGATGCCGGTCGAATACACCGGCATCCTTCCCGACCTGTTCCGCGACAACCAGTCGGTGATCGCCACGGGGCACATGGCTGGCGACCATTTCGTCGCCACCGAGGTGCTCGCCAAGCACGATGAAACCTACATGCCCAAGGAACTGAAGGACGCCATGGAGAAGGCGCACCACGGCAAGGCCGTGGCCGCCAACGAGGCCCCGCAATGA
- a CDS encoding FAD-dependent oxidoreductase, producing MSSKPSLTLIGGGLVGALLARQLARRGYAVDVFEKRPDPRVAGFTGGRSINLALAERGLQALRSAGLADEVLQHAVMMRGRMVHTTDGRSGLQRYGVDDSEVIWSVSRGGLNMLLLDAAEAAGVRFHFGQGLVSADFDGGRMRVADLDGIEREADAPVLIGADGAGSALRMAMNARRPLGERTEWLGHGYKELEIPPASTLPPALLQDSGGHDQFAIEPNALHIWPRGGYMCIALPNTAGSFTVTLFLPAQGPHPSFATLPDARAAEGFFRNDFADLLPLLRGFAEDYDAHPVGTLATLYLERWHLGGRALLVGDAAHAIVPFHGQGMNCGFEDTVVLAGLLEGSDPAEAFAEFQRIRQPDADAIAAMALENYVEMRDSVADPRYLAKRELGARLAKAAPEHFMARYRMVTFTHLPYAYALERGRAQDILLEQLLRDSNDPASVELDAAVATLKATLPPLPPLRHG from the coding sequence ATGAGCAGCAAACCCTCCCTCACCCTGATCGGCGGCGGCCTGGTCGGCGCGCTGCTGGCCCGGCAACTGGCGCGACGCGGCTACGCCGTGGACGTGTTCGAGAAGCGGCCCGACCCGCGCGTCGCCGGATTTACCGGTGGCCGTTCCATCAACCTGGCGCTGGCCGAACGGGGTCTGCAGGCGTTACGCAGCGCCGGCCTTGCCGACGAGGTCCTGCAGCACGCCGTGATGATGCGCGGACGCATGGTGCACACCACCGATGGGCGCAGCGGCCTGCAGCGTTATGGCGTGGACGACAGCGAGGTGATCTGGTCGGTGTCCCGCGGCGGACTGAACATGCTGCTGCTGGATGCAGCCGAGGCGGCCGGAGTGCGCTTCCACTTCGGCCAGGGCCTGGTGTCTGCGGATTTCGACGGCGGGCGCATGCGCGTGGCCGACCTCGACGGCATCGAGCGTGAAGCGGATGCCCCGGTACTGATCGGTGCCGACGGCGCGGGGTCGGCCCTGCGCATGGCGATGAATGCCAGGCGCCCACTGGGCGAGCGCACCGAGTGGCTGGGGCACGGCTACAAGGAACTGGAGATCCCGCCCGCGTCGACGCTGCCGCCCGCGCTGCTCCAGGACAGCGGCGGCCACGACCAGTTCGCGATTGAACCCAACGCGCTGCACATCTGGCCACGCGGCGGCTACATGTGCATCGCGCTGCCCAATACCGCGGGCAGTTTCACCGTCACGCTGTTCCTGCCCGCGCAAGGGCCACACCCGAGCTTCGCCACGCTGCCGGATGCGCGCGCGGCCGAGGGTTTCTTCAGGAACGACTTCGCCGACCTGCTGCCCCTGCTGCGCGGCTTTGCCGAGGACTACGACGCGCACCCGGTCGGTACGCTGGCCACGCTCTACCTGGAACGCTGGCACCTGGGCGGCCGCGCGTTGCTGGTGGGCGACGCGGCGCACGCGATCGTGCCCTTCCACGGCCAGGGCATGAATTGCGGTTTCGAGGACACGGTGGTGCTGGCCGGACTGCTGGAGGGCAGCGATCCGGCCGAGGCCTTCGCCGAGTTCCAGCGCATCCGTCAGCCCGACGCCGATGCGATCGCGGCGATGGCGCTGGAAAACTACGTGGAGATGCGCGACTCGGTCGCCGATCCGCGTTACCTCGCCAAGCGCGAACTCGGCGCGCGCCTGGCCAAGGCCGCGCCGGAACACTTCATGGCGCGCTACCGCATGGTCACCTTCACGCACCTGCCGTACGCCTACGCGCTCGAGCGCGGGCGGGCGCAGGACATCCTGCTGGAGCAACTGCTGCGCGATTCGAACGATCCGGCCTCGGTCGAGCTGGATGCCGCGGTCGCGACGCTCAAGGCCACGCTGCCGCCCCTGCCGCCGCTGCGCCATGGATGA